From one Anaeromyxobacter diazotrophicus genomic stretch:
- a CDS encoding OmpA family protein yields MRRTLIAVSLAALAGCGVSKDEFAAQQRDAEQFRQKYQGESEKTAALEQKLGGVEKQLADAKQQLAARDAKIAELEASSTKLQQEKGALEAKSAQYEQLTASLQGQIASGQVEISELRGKMTVKLKDKVLFASGSTALGKEGRGALDAVAQAFANLKGKNVVVAGYTDDVPTGSKSGFKDNWDLSAARAVTVVRYLQSKGVAPAILGAMGFSEYRPLAGNDSVEGRSQNRRIEIALTAADEPAPAPAPAAEPAAAAH; encoded by the coding sequence ATGCGTAGGACCCTGATCGCCGTCTCCCTCGCTGCCCTCGCCGGCTGCGGCGTCTCGAAGGACGAGTTCGCGGCGCAGCAGCGCGACGCCGAGCAGTTCCGCCAGAAGTACCAGGGCGAGTCGGAGAAGACGGCCGCCCTCGAGCAGAAGCTCGGCGGGGTCGAGAAGCAGCTCGCCGACGCGAAGCAGCAGCTCGCGGCCCGGGACGCGAAGATCGCCGAGCTCGAGGCCTCCTCGACCAAGCTGCAGCAGGAGAAGGGCGCGCTCGAGGCGAAGAGCGCCCAGTACGAGCAGCTCACCGCCTCGCTGCAGGGCCAGATCGCGAGCGGGCAGGTGGAGATCTCGGAGCTGCGCGGGAAGATGACCGTGAAGCTCAAGGACAAGGTCCTGTTCGCCTCCGGCTCGACCGCGCTCGGCAAGGAGGGGCGCGGGGCGCTCGACGCGGTGGCGCAGGCGTTCGCGAACCTGAAGGGCAAGAACGTGGTGGTGGCGGGCTACACCGACGACGTCCCGACCGGCAGCAAGTCCGGCTTCAAGGACAACTGGGACCTGTCGGCGGCGCGCGCGGTGACGGTGGTGCGCTACCTGCAGTCGAAGGGGGTCGCGCCGGCCATCCTGGGCGCGATGGGCTTCTCCGAGTACCGGCCGCTGGCCGGCAACGACTCGGTCGAGGGGCGCAGCCAGAACCGGCGGATCGAGATCGCGCTCACCGCCGCGGACGAGCCCGCGCCGGCGCCCGCGCCCGCCGCCGAGCCCGCCGCGGCCGCGCACTAG
- the tpx gene encoding thiol peroxidase — MANITLKGNPIHTNGDLPATGGKAPDFKLVAGDLSDVSLAAYRGKRKILNIVPSLDTAVCAVSTRKFNERAGALANTVVLVISGDLPFAQKRFCTTEGLANVVPLSMMRSKDFAKDYGVLIQDGPLAGLSARAVVVLDADDQVVYRQLVPEIGQEPDYDAALRAAGA; from the coding sequence ATGGCCAACATCACCCTCAAGGGCAACCCCATCCACACCAACGGCGACCTGCCGGCGACCGGCGGCAAGGCGCCCGACTTCAAGCTGGTGGCGGGCGATCTCTCCGACGTCTCGCTCGCCGCCTACCGCGGCAAGCGCAAGATCCTGAACATCGTCCCCAGCCTCGACACCGCCGTGTGCGCGGTCTCGACGCGCAAGTTCAACGAGCGCGCCGGCGCGCTCGCGAACACGGTCGTGCTGGTGATCTCGGGCGACCTGCCCTTCGCGCAGAAGCGCTTCTGCACCACCGAGGGCCTCGCGAACGTCGTCCCGCTCTCGATGATGCGGTCGAAGGACTTCGCCAAGGACTACGGCGTGCTCATCCAGGACGGGCCGCTCGCCGGGCTCTCGGCGCGCGCGGTGGTCGTGCTCGACGCGGACGACCAGGTCGTCTACCGGCAGCTCGTGCCGGAGATCGGCCAGGAGCCGGACTACGACGCCGCGCTGCGCGCCGCGGGCGCCTGA
- a CDS encoding sodium-dependent transporter has protein sequence MAPQPNDTRDTFASTLGAFTATVGSAIGLGNIWKFPYLTGSNGGAAFVLTYLLAVALVGVPVMVVEHVIGRRMRLDAVRAYRKVVPHQPYWQVIGWAGLASAVLIMAFYTDVAGWVFAYVWKSAAAAVAGRTLAPQEFGALASGTVEPIAWQLGVLVLTTGIIAAGVSQGIEKVTKALMPLLFALLLVCDVRALTLPGSTAGVAYLFRPDLSKLSGAVLLSALGLAFFKLSLGMGTMTTYGSYLPDRVRIVPNAARVALADTAISLLAGLAIFPAVFAFGGTPAGGPGLLFATIPLIFSKMPLGGLFTVVFFVLTAIATIGAMVSLIEVPVAFLVEKGHVRRPVAAALTGAAMFALGVTATLSQSPVLSGVKLFGKSFFDLYDFLSSNVLLPVGGLAIAVVGGWLVSRTEFMQELDKGYAGVPWHGRAVYAFVRYVAPGLILLILLSSLGAIGPG, from the coding sequence ATGGCACCCCAGCCGAACGACACCCGCGACACCTTCGCCTCGACGCTCGGCGCCTTCACCGCCACCGTCGGCTCGGCCATCGGCCTCGGGAACATCTGGAAGTTCCCCTACCTGACCGGGTCGAACGGAGGCGCCGCCTTCGTGCTCACTTACCTGCTCGCGGTGGCGCTGGTGGGGGTGCCGGTGATGGTGGTGGAGCACGTCATCGGCCGCCGGATGCGGCTCGACGCGGTCCGCGCCTACCGCAAGGTCGTCCCGCACCAGCCGTACTGGCAGGTCATCGGCTGGGCGGGGCTCGCCTCCGCCGTCCTCATCATGGCCTTCTACACGGACGTCGCCGGCTGGGTGTTCGCCTACGTGTGGAAGTCGGCCGCCGCCGCCGTGGCCGGCCGGACGCTCGCGCCGCAGGAGTTCGGGGCGCTGGCGAGCGGCACGGTGGAGCCCATCGCGTGGCAGCTCGGCGTGCTCGTCCTCACCACCGGCATCATCGCCGCCGGGGTGTCGCAGGGCATCGAGAAGGTCACCAAGGCGCTCATGCCGCTCCTGTTCGCGCTGCTCCTCGTCTGCGACGTCCGCGCGCTGACGCTGCCCGGCTCCACGGCCGGCGTCGCGTACCTCTTCCGCCCCGACCTGTCGAAGCTCTCGGGCGCGGTGCTCCTGTCGGCGCTGGGGCTCGCCTTCTTCAAGCTCTCGCTCGGCATGGGGACCATGACCACCTACGGCTCCTACCTGCCGGACCGCGTCCGCATCGTGCCGAACGCCGCGCGGGTGGCGCTGGCCGACACCGCCATCTCGCTCCTCGCCGGCCTCGCCATCTTCCCGGCCGTCTTCGCCTTCGGCGGGACCCCCGCCGGCGGCCCCGGGCTACTCTTCGCCACCATCCCGCTCATCTTCAGCAAGATGCCGCTCGGCGGCCTGTTCACGGTGGTCTTCTTCGTGCTCACCGCCATCGCCACCATCGGCGCGATGGTGAGCCTCATCGAGGTGCCGGTCGCCTTCCTGGTGGAGAAGGGGCACGTCCGGCGCCCGGTGGCCGCGGCGCTCACCGGCGCCGCCATGTTCGCGCTCGGCGTCACCGCCACCCTCTCGCAGAGCCCGGTGCTCTCGGGCGTGAAGCTCTTCGGGAAGAGCTTCTTCGACCTGTACGACTTCCTCTCCTCGAACGTGCTCCTGCCGGTGGGCGGCCTCGCCATCGCGGTGGTCGGCGGCTGGCTCGTCTCGCGGACCGAGTTCATGCAGGAGCTCGACAAGGGGTACGCCGGGGTGCCGTGGCACGGGCGCGCCGTCTACGCCTTCGTCCGGTACGTCGCGCCGGGGCTCATCCTCCTCATCCTGCTCTCGAGCCTGGGCGCGATCGGGCCGGGGTAG
- a CDS encoding FmdB family zinc ribbon protein — MPIYEYACEQCHEVFEELVVRRSDEGEVRCPACSSATVARVMSKPAQSRSGGSSAGGGCGPVG; from the coding sequence ATGCCCATCTACGAATACGCCTGCGAGCAGTGCCACGAGGTCTTCGAGGAGCTCGTGGTCCGGAGGTCCGACGAGGGCGAGGTGCGCTGCCCGGCGTGCAGCAGCGCCACCGTCGCCCGGGTGATGTCGAAGCCGGCCCAGTCCAGGTCCGGCGGCAGCTCGGCCGGCGGCGGGTGCGGGCCCGTCGGCTGA
- the mdh gene encoding malate dehydrogenase: MARRKIALIGGGQIGGVLAQLCALRELGDVVLFDIVEGLPQGKTLDIAEAAPVDGFDVQVKGTNSYADIAGADVVIVTAGLPRKPGMSRDDLISVNSKIMTSVAEGIKQHAPNAFVIVISNPLDAMVTLCQRITGFPHNRVVGQAGVLDSARFAAFIAWELGVSVKDVSAVTLGGHGDDMVPLVRYTSVCGIPVMELLEQKYGAAKAAEVMAAMVKRTRGAGGEVVALLKTGSAFYSPASSAIAMAESFLKDSKRVLPTCAFLKGEFGVDGLYVGVPVVIGAGGAERVLQLKLNAEEQAMMDKSVKAVKDLVATLK, translated from the coding sequence ATGGCTAGGCGCAAGATCGCATTGATTGGCGGCGGGCAGATCGGTGGCGTCCTGGCTCAGCTCTGCGCGCTGCGCGAGCTGGGCGACGTGGTGCTGTTCGACATCGTCGAGGGGCTGCCGCAGGGCAAGACCCTCGACATCGCCGAGGCCGCGCCGGTCGACGGGTTCGACGTCCAGGTCAAGGGCACGAACAGCTACGCGGACATCGCGGGCGCTGACGTCGTCATCGTCACCGCCGGCCTGCCCCGCAAGCCGGGCATGAGCCGCGACGACCTCATCTCCGTCAACTCGAAGATCATGACCTCGGTGGCGGAGGGCATCAAGCAGCACGCCCCCAACGCCTTCGTCATCGTCATCTCGAACCCGCTCGACGCGATGGTGACGCTCTGCCAGCGCATCACCGGGTTCCCGCACAACCGCGTCGTCGGCCAGGCCGGCGTGCTCGACTCGGCCCGCTTCGCGGCGTTCATCGCCTGGGAGCTGGGTGTCTCCGTCAAGGACGTCAGCGCGGTCACCCTGGGCGGCCACGGCGACGACATGGTGCCGCTCGTCCGGTACACCAGCGTCTGCGGCATCCCGGTGATGGAGCTGCTCGAGCAGAAGTACGGCGCCGCCAAGGCCGCCGAGGTGATGGCGGCGATGGTCAAGCGGACCCGCGGCGCGGGCGGTGAGGTCGTCGCGCTGCTCAAGACCGGCAGCGCCTTCTACTCGCCGGCCTCCAGCGCCATCGCCATGGCCGAGTCCTTCCTGAAGGACTCGAAGCGCGTCCTCCCGACCTGCGCCTTCCTGAAGGGCGAGTTCGGCGTGGACGGCCTCTACGTCGGCGTGCCGGTCGTCATCGGCGCCGGCGGCGCCGAGCGCGTCCTCCAGCTGAAGCTCAACGCCGAGGAGCAGGCGATGATGGACAAGTCGGTCAAGGCGGTGAAGGACCTGGTCGCCACGCTGAAGTAG